The nucleotide sequence AGCGGGACGGCCGGCTGATCGTCCAGGTCGACCCCGAGGAGTCCGCCGCCGGCCTCGTGAGCTACCTGTCGGGCAGCTACGGCGGACGCGCGCCGTACTGGGAGATCGGCATCGCCCTGCTGCCCGAGTGGCGCGGTCGGGGGATCGGCTGGCGGGCCCAGGCGCTGCTCTGCGACTACCTGTTCGCGCACACCCCGGCGCAGCGGATCCAGGCCGGCACCCACGCGGAAAACGTCGCCGAGCAGCGGTCGCTGGAGAAGGCCGGCTTCCAGCTGGAAGGGATCGTCCGGGCCTGCGAGTTCCGTGCCGGCGCCTGGCGCGACGGCTGGCTCTACAGCCGGCTGCGCGACGACCCGTCCCCGCTCTGATCCCGCTCCGCC is from Micromonospora terminaliae and encodes:
- a CDS encoding GNAT family N-acetyltransferase gives rise to the protein MDEAVPALAGIAHETGGSTVRLRPVADPDLAMFRRFLTEPGLVGLDWAGFRDPGAPARRHAEDGHLGERDGRLIVQVDPEESAAGLVSYLSGSYGGRAPYWEIGIALLPEWRGRGIGWRAQALLCDYLFAHTPAQRIQAGTHAENVAEQRSLEKAGFQLEGIVRACEFRAGAWRDGWLYSRLRDDPSPL